Proteins from a single region of Amycolatopsis sp. CA-230715:
- a CDS encoding ABC transporter permease has translation MTATTEATTAVRAETEELVGRPAGFLRDLVSVSGRSLRQLVREPETLIPPMLISVFFFTVFVGALEKIGNLGGTADFRAFQFPVAIVIASTGTTRATSLVQDINNGYFDRLLIAPTNRLSLLLGLMVADLVTVVVLCIPTVVLGFVFGVGFASGVLGVLVFIAIAALWGLAFAAIPYAIALRTGNATVVAQSSLLFFPFVFLTTTLMPLDRLSGWLAAVAHVNPVTYLLAALRSLLTDGWNGPTLLLGVGVVLAVAVVTFSIALLALRGRVSRS, from the coding sequence ATGACCGCTACCACGGAGGCCACGACCGCGGTCCGGGCGGAGACCGAGGAGCTGGTCGGCAGACCGGCCGGTTTCCTGCGGGACCTGGTGAGCGTTTCCGGCCGATCGCTCCGCCAGCTGGTGCGCGAGCCGGAGACCCTCATCCCGCCGATGCTCATCTCGGTCTTCTTCTTCACCGTTTTCGTCGGTGCGCTGGAAAAGATCGGAAACCTCGGCGGTACCGCGGACTTCCGCGCGTTCCAGTTCCCGGTGGCGATCGTCATCGCGTCGACGGGGACGACCAGGGCGACCTCGTTGGTGCAGGACATCAACAACGGGTACTTCGACCGCCTGCTCATCGCGCCGACGAACCGGCTTTCGCTGCTGCTCGGCCTGATGGTCGCGGACCTGGTGACCGTGGTGGTGCTGTGTATCCCCACGGTGGTGCTCGGGTTCGTGTTCGGCGTCGGCTTCGCGTCGGGTGTGCTGGGCGTGCTCGTGTTCATCGCGATCGCCGCGCTGTGGGGGCTGGCGTTCGCCGCGATTCCCTATGCCATCGCGTTGCGCACCGGCAACGCGACCGTGGTCGCGCAGAGCTCGCTGCTGTTCTTCCCGTTCGTGTTCCTGACGACCACGCTCATGCCGCTGGACCGCCTCAGCGGATGGCTCGCGGCCGTGGCGCACGTGAACCCGGTGACCTACCTGCTGGCCGCGCTCCGGTCCCTGCTCACCGACGGATGGAACGGGCCGACGTTGCTGCTGGGCGTCGGCGTCGTGCTCGCCGTCGCCGTCGTGACGTTCAGCATCGCCCTGCTCGCGCTCCGGGGACGGGTGTCGCGATCCTGA
- a CDS encoding LuxR C-terminal-related transcriptional regulator produces the protein MLKSTNSYSITEWKYLEDANRTAGAPGHRCPDVVVLGCNGLNTDTVQLYAERARAAGSKVLLLLLIQNPELFDAVSSIPANGFLLLHQITPDSLDRALREVVSGEIVIPSVLAGRMLTRLRTGSTAQRHGLASLTPREEQALRLLVDGLSNKQIAKQLRISQHGAKRLVANVLAKLNCPNRTLAVAVALRDNIIA, from the coding sequence ATGCTCAAATCCACGAATTCATACTCAATAACAGAATGGAAGTACCTCGAGGACGCCAACCGCACCGCGGGCGCACCGGGCCATCGGTGCCCCGATGTCGTGGTGCTGGGGTGCAACGGGCTGAACACCGATACCGTCCAGTTGTACGCCGAACGGGCAAGAGCGGCGGGGAGCAAGGTCCTGCTGCTCCTGCTGATCCAGAACCCGGAGCTGTTCGACGCGGTGTCGAGCATCCCGGCGAACGGATTCCTGCTGCTGCACCAGATCACACCGGACTCATTGGACCGCGCGCTGCGGGAAGTGGTCTCCGGCGAGATCGTCATCCCGTCGGTGCTGGCCGGTCGCATGCTGACCAGGCTGCGCACCGGGTCGACCGCCCAGCGCCACGGACTGGCCAGCCTCACCCCGCGCGAAGAGCAGGCGCTGCGCCTACTGGTCGACGGGCTCAGCAACAAGCAAATCGCCAAACAACTGCGCATTTCACAGCACGGGGCCAAACGCCTCGTCGCCAACGTGCTCGCGAAGCTGAATTGTCCCAACAGGACACTCGCGGTCGCGGTCGCCTTGCGCGACAACATCATTGCCTGA
- a CDS encoding TetR/AcrR family transcriptional regulator, with product MSQAWQSAVETHKARYREQIIDAAIELIADDGVTKTSMAKLAQHAGVGRATLYKYFPDVESALLAHVGREIDVCEARLDEVIAEHEDPLEQLRACVRALLDYFASRQHRVGWASLDKADLSAKAMATLREEMTRLHKAIIATLRDGIAAGRMRKELDSQRHGKLVFKMVASMQEDITVGALSADEAMDTIWLLLSHGVLHQGR from the coding sequence ATGTCCCAGGCGTGGCAATCCGCCGTCGAGACGCACAAGGCCCGGTACCGCGAGCAGATCATCGACGCGGCGATCGAACTGATCGCCGACGACGGCGTCACCAAGACGTCGATGGCCAAGCTGGCGCAGCACGCCGGCGTCGGCAGGGCGACCCTGTACAAGTACTTCCCCGATGTCGAGTCGGCACTGCTGGCCCACGTGGGGCGCGAGATCGACGTCTGCGAGGCCAGGCTCGACGAAGTCATCGCCGAGCACGAGGATCCACTGGAACAGCTTCGTGCGTGCGTGCGCGCGTTGCTCGACTATTTCGCCAGCCGCCAGCACCGGGTCGGCTGGGCCAGCCTCGACAAGGCCGATCTCTCCGCCAAGGCCATGGCAACGCTACGGGAAGAGATGACCCGGTTGCACAAAGCCATTATCGCTACCCTGCGCGACGGAATTGCTGCCGGCCGCATGCGTAAGGAACTGGATTCACAACGACATGGCAAACTCGTGTTCAAAATGGTGGCGAGTATGCAAGAGGACATTACGGTCGGCGCCCTCTCCGCGGACGAAGCCATGGACACAATTTGGCTACTTTTGTCCCATGGCGTGCTCCACCAGGGGCGATAG
- a CDS encoding lanthionine synthetase C family protein has product MTVETGTWRGATAERAREFVTLLSDRFADPTAVSRTAAEVLAAENGGWVPTGLANGHPGLAVFYGQFAESGGRHAAAAHAHLLASMRAVGDHPALGLYLGPASIAFAAQTCGARTGDYASLRSSLLTWAAGNQATRIEAASAPETGVAEGTYDVITGITGVGRILLDALSADEENSPAVESAVLATLRFLVRLSETRDAAGHRVPGWWTAPEQLPLAEERRYYPIGAANTGMAHGIAGPIALLSLAAQRGVLVDGQLDAIGSLCGWLIGNASSDQDGPFWVPRVPPGDRLPEDGVRPRDGWCYGVHGIAAALHRAGTVLDRGAWRELAVTAVRAASSHDALVTDPYLCHGHAGRLQVVHRLAVAEQDGELLALARRIAARLLDFVDFDAPFLVVAPVHDGPGYQVCHRPGLLDGAAGVGCALNALLTGEPGDGNRNWDRMLLLS; this is encoded by the coding sequence GTGACGGTTGAGACCGGCACCTGGCGCGGTGCCACCGCGGAGCGCGCCAGGGAATTCGTGACGCTGCTGTCGGATCGGTTCGCCGATCCGACAGCGGTTTCGCGCACCGCGGCGGAGGTGCTGGCCGCGGAGAACGGCGGCTGGGTCCCCACCGGCCTGGCGAACGGCCATCCCGGGCTGGCGGTGTTCTACGGGCAGTTCGCCGAATCCGGCGGGCGGCACGCGGCGGCCGCGCACGCGCACCTGCTCGCCTCGATGCGGGCCGTGGGCGACCACCCCGCCCTGGGCCTGTACCTCGGGCCCGCGTCGATCGCGTTCGCCGCGCAGACCTGCGGCGCGCGCACCGGTGACTACGCGAGCCTGAGATCGTCCCTGCTGACCTGGGCCGCCGGAAATCAGGCAACCAGGATCGAAGCGGCGAGCGCACCGGAAACCGGTGTCGCCGAAGGAACGTACGACGTGATCACCGGGATCACTGGGGTGGGCAGGATCCTGCTCGACGCGCTGAGCGCCGACGAGGAGAATTCACCGGCGGTCGAATCCGCGGTGCTGGCCACGCTCCGGTTCTTGGTGCGGTTGAGCGAAACCCGCGACGCGGCGGGCCACCGGGTGCCAGGATGGTGGACCGCCCCGGAGCAGCTCCCGCTGGCCGAGGAGCGCCGCTACTACCCGATCGGCGCGGCCAACACCGGCATGGCGCACGGCATCGCCGGGCCGATCGCCCTGCTTTCCCTTGCCGCGCAGCGTGGTGTGCTGGTGGACGGGCAGCTCGACGCGATCGGTTCACTGTGCGGGTGGCTGATCGGGAACGCGTCGTCCGATCAGGACGGACCGTTCTGGGTGCCGCGCGTTCCGCCGGGCGATCGCCTGCCGGAAGACGGGGTGCGGCCCCGGGACGGGTGGTGCTACGGCGTGCACGGCATCGCGGCCGCGCTGCACCGCGCGGGCACGGTCCTGGACCGGGGAGCCTGGCGCGAACTCGCCGTGACCGCGGTGCGTGCCGCGTCGTCGCACGACGCGCTGGTGACCGATCCGTACCTGTGCCACGGGCACGCGGGACGGCTGCAGGTCGTGCACCGGCTCGCGGTGGCCGAACAGGACGGCGAACTGCTGGCGCTCGCGCGACGGATCGCGGCCAGGCTGCTGGACTTCGTCGACTTCGACGCGCCGTTCCTCGTCGTCGCCCCCGTCCACGACGGACCGGGCTACCAGGTGTGCCACCGGCCGGGGCTGCTGGACGGCGCGGCCGGGGTCGGCTGCGCGCTCAACGCCCTGCTGACCGGAGAACCCGGTGACGGGAACCGGAACTGGGACCGCATGCTGCTGCTGAGCTGA
- a CDS encoding T3SS effector HopA1 family protein, with protein MTGDALCPDLVATLPQVRVDPLCRKATVGEDEVTGANARELVRALGHQLYRNAHTGAIAATARGTDRDHALERRLAEAVPRTTTTITVPVLDVREDGTVVVERDGLRVAAEPGSLRSTAPPRRGETVDLDVSTVRPAVSPGFFLTAQRHGTRAPGPVLRVYLHLVELDAMTAVWRTVLHALHAKGASHLAKVLSGPEALPRRDAMVVYLDADSIDFVAHLPELLDDHPGLGTETSAFAKRVRPGVAIAWEPADPRPGMGALSFGQHRALALATGLVRHAAEPGGGSRIGRVAEALREANIDPAAPARNLDSPDLPGLCASAPAER; from the coding sequence GTGACCGGGGACGCGCTCTGCCCCGACCTGGTCGCGACCCTTCCCCAGGTCCGCGTGGATCCCTTGTGTCGCAAGGCAACCGTGGGCGAGGACGAGGTGACCGGCGCCAACGCCCGCGAACTCGTGCGAGCGCTCGGGCACCAGCTCTACCGGAACGCGCACACCGGGGCGATCGCGGCGACGGCGCGCGGTACGGACCGGGACCACGCCTTGGAACGACGACTCGCCGAAGCGGTGCCGAGGACCACCACCACGATCACCGTGCCGGTACTCGACGTTCGCGAAGACGGCACGGTCGTGGTCGAACGGGACGGGCTGCGCGTCGCGGCCGAACCCGGTTCGCTCAGGAGCACCGCCCCACCGCGGCGCGGGGAGACGGTCGACCTCGACGTGAGCACCGTGAGACCCGCGGTGTCGCCGGGGTTCTTTCTCACCGCGCAGCGGCACGGCACGCGCGCACCGGGCCCGGTGCTCCGCGTCTACCTGCACCTGGTGGAACTCGACGCGATGACGGCGGTGTGGCGGACCGTCCTGCACGCGTTGCACGCGAAGGGCGCGAGCCACCTCGCGAAAGTCCTTTCCGGACCGGAGGCGCTGCCGAGGCGCGACGCGATGGTCGTCTACCTCGACGCCGACAGCATCGATTTCGTCGCGCACCTGCCGGAGCTGCTCGACGACCACCCCGGTCTCGGCACCGAGACCTCCGCGTTCGCCAAGCGGGTCCGACCCGGCGTGGCGATCGCGTGGGAACCGGCCGACCCCCGGCCTGGGATGGGCGCGCTGAGCTTCGGCCAGCACCGGGCGCTCGCGCTCGCCACCGGGCTGGTCCGGCACGCGGCGGAACCTGGCGGCGGCAGCAGGATCGGCCGCGTCGCCGAGGCGCTGCGGGAAGCGAACATCGATCCGGCGGCACCCGCCCGCAACCTGGATTCCCCGGACCTCCCGGGGCTGTGCGCTAGCGCACCGGCAGAAAGGTGA
- the lxmK gene encoding class V lanthionine synthetase subunit LxmK: protein MAPVAVQQPPEHVDAVLRALGIGGFVDDGLPAPRGRNTSYAGTTESGQDVFVKVVASSSGAAAADRLGRAMAFQRYFEDGYFAGLHAPNCLGVDEATGVMVFELVRDARSGRDLAGDGEFGEDLAHRLGEAIGALHAAPLPPGTDSSYPPYPPGEALDALPARVFENSSAAALQAWALMQRDEVLLEAVRRLRDRDSSTVLEPAHCDLRLDQVLWHGGELSVIDWEEFRLAEPARDLGALIGEWLHRAVTEIPAAGDPDLPDPALTHEQILAAGAAAIDEFRPWVAACYAGYQAVRGPRDDRFAARCCAFAGWHLLDRMVAAAERLPALGAVERAGAGIGRTILADPDRFTRALGLAA from the coding sequence ATGGCGCCGGTTGCCGTGCAGCAACCTCCGGAGCATGTCGACGCGGTCCTCCGCGCGCTGGGGATCGGGGGTTTCGTCGACGACGGACTGCCCGCGCCCCGTGGCCGCAACACCAGTTACGCGGGCACCACGGAATCGGGGCAGGACGTCTTCGTGAAAGTGGTGGCCAGTTCGTCCGGCGCCGCGGCGGCGGACCGGCTCGGGCGGGCGATGGCGTTCCAACGGTATTTCGAAGACGGGTACTTCGCCGGTCTCCACGCCCCGAACTGCCTCGGCGTGGACGAGGCGACCGGGGTGATGGTGTTCGAACTGGTGCGGGACGCCCGCAGCGGCCGCGATCTCGCCGGTGACGGGGAGTTCGGCGAGGATCTCGCGCACAGGCTCGGCGAGGCGATCGGCGCGCTGCACGCCGCGCCGCTGCCGCCGGGAACGGATTCCTCCTACCCGCCCTATCCGCCGGGTGAGGCGCTCGACGCGCTGCCCGCGCGGGTGTTCGAGAACTCCAGCGCCGCCGCGCTGCAGGCGTGGGCGCTGATGCAACGCGACGAGGTGCTGCTCGAGGCGGTCCGCCGGTTGCGCGACCGGGACTCCTCGACGGTGCTCGAACCGGCGCACTGCGACCTCCGGCTGGACCAGGTGCTGTGGCACGGCGGCGAACTGTCCGTCATCGACTGGGAGGAGTTCCGGCTCGCCGAACCCGCCCGCGACCTCGGCGCGCTGATCGGCGAATGGCTGCACCGCGCGGTCACCGAGATTCCCGCCGCGGGCGACCCCGACCTGCCCGACCCGGCGCTGACGCACGAACAGATCCTCGCCGCCGGTGCCGCGGCGATCGACGAGTTCCGCCCGTGGGTCGCCGCGTGCTACGCCGGGTACCAGGCGGTGCGCGGCCCTCGCGACGACCGGTTCGCCGCGAGGTGCTGCGCCTTCGCGGGCTGGCATCTGCTAGACCGGATGGTCGCCGCGGCGGAACGCCTTCCGGCCCTTGGCGCGGTCGAGCGCGCCGGTGCCGGGATCGGCAGGACCATCCTCGCCGACCCCGACCGGTTCACCCGCGCGCTCGGGCTCGCCGCGTGA
- a CDS encoding SDR family oxidoreductase, giving the protein MTRTALVTGGSRGIGRAIVLRLAEDGADVVFSYHSDETAARDVVAEVRGKGGRATAVRADVTDAAQIERLFEAVPELDVLVNNAGIGSAKVFGEVTEQWYDHVMAVNAKGAFFVLQQAIPRLRQDGRVINISSSATAWPSLTDPVYAAGKAAVEQFTKVAARQLGPRRITVNTVSPGPVHGDAVPDEATAAIAALTPLGRMAEPADIADVVAMLAGRDGRWITGQNLIAAGGML; this is encoded by the coding sequence ATGACCAGGACCGCACTGGTCACCGGTGGTTCGCGGGGCATCGGCCGCGCGATCGTGCTGCGCCTCGCCGAGGACGGCGCGGACGTCGTCTTTTCCTACCACAGCGACGAAACCGCGGCCCGCGACGTGGTGGCCGAGGTCCGCGGCAAGGGCGGCAGGGCCACGGCCGTCCGCGCGGACGTGACGGACGCGGCGCAGATCGAGCGGCTGTTCGAGGCCGTGCCCGAGCTGGACGTCCTGGTCAACAACGCGGGCATCGGCTCGGCGAAGGTGTTCGGCGAAGTGACCGAGCAGTGGTACGACCACGTCATGGCGGTGAACGCCAAGGGGGCGTTCTTCGTTCTGCAGCAAGCGATCCCGCGGTTGCGCCAGGACGGTCGGGTGATCAACATCTCCAGTTCGGCGACCGCGTGGCCGAGCCTCACCGACCCCGTCTACGCCGCGGGGAAGGCCGCCGTCGAACAGTTCACCAAGGTGGCCGCCCGTCAGCTCGGCCCGCGGCGGATCACCGTCAACACCGTCTCCCCCGGCCCGGTGCACGGCGACGCCGTGCCGGACGAGGCCACCGCCGCGATCGCCGCGCTCACCCCGCTCGGCCGGATGGCCGAGCCCGCCGACATCGCCGACGTCGTGGCCATGCTGGCCGGCCGGGACGGCCGGTGGATCACCGGCCAGAACCTGATCGCCGCCGGCGGCATGCTCTGA
- a CDS encoding M16 family metallopeptidase: MTGQLSDVDVPALLPRGALVLPESAEVTLPSGLTVLAVRQPSIPLVEMRLRIPCAEADSATIALLADSLCSATSRTPTAELAKRLQRMGGSLSATVDADRLLFLGSALAAHLGDLLDLLGEVLTAASYPEVETAQRAARFADALRVVKVQQGHRALEALNRRLYGDHVYARPTPSPEDVLAVTPADLVALHAERVRAASACLVLAGDLDPQQALRTAERALSGFAGGGEPVRHRPLPACRGGTPIGLLDAPGAVQSSVRLALPCPGPGAADFAELDLANLIFGGIFSSRLAANLREDKGYTYSAKSTVVSPQAGSAVAVLADVATAVTAPAVLEIGYELGRMACTPVRAAEVDQAREYLLGVRQLSMSTQSGLANLVSELAAQGLRLDWLGEHASRLVDADVPAVTEAAARYLNPPSAVVVVVGDAAEVAAPLAALMPVSRNGVEP, from the coding sequence ATGACCGGGCAGCTGTCCGATGTGGACGTTCCCGCGCTGCTGCCGCGCGGCGCGCTCGTGCTGCCGGAGTCGGCCGAGGTGACCCTGCCGTCCGGGCTGACCGTGCTCGCGGTACGGCAGCCGTCGATCCCGCTGGTGGAAATGCGCCTGCGGATTCCCTGCGCGGAGGCGGACTCGGCGACCATCGCGCTGCTCGCCGATTCGCTGTGCTCCGCGACCTCGCGCACGCCGACCGCGGAGCTGGCGAAACGCCTGCAGCGCATGGGAGGCAGCCTCAGCGCCACCGTCGACGCCGACCGGTTGCTCTTCCTCGGCAGCGCGCTGGCGGCGCACCTCGGTGACCTGCTCGACCTGCTCGGCGAGGTGCTCACCGCCGCCAGCTATCCCGAGGTCGAGACCGCGCAGCGGGCCGCGCGGTTCGCGGACGCGCTCCGGGTGGTCAAGGTGCAGCAGGGGCATCGCGCGCTGGAAGCGCTCAACCGGCGGCTCTACGGCGACCACGTCTACGCGCGCCCGACCCCGTCGCCGGAGGACGTGCTCGCGGTGACCCCCGCCGATCTCGTCGCCCTGCACGCCGAACGGGTCCGCGCCGCGTCGGCCTGCCTCGTGCTGGCCGGGGACCTCGATCCGCAGCAGGCCTTGCGCACGGCCGAACGCGCGCTGTCCGGGTTCGCCGGTGGCGGCGAACCGGTCCGGCACCGGCCGCTGCCCGCCTGCCGCGGCGGCACCCCGATCGGCCTGCTGGACGCACCGGGCGCGGTGCAGTCGTCGGTGCGGCTCGCCCTGCCGTGCCCCGGCCCCGGTGCCGCCGACTTCGCGGAACTGGACCTCGCGAACCTGATCTTCGGTGGCATTTTCTCCTCGCGGCTGGCCGCGAACCTCAGGGAGGACAAGGGATACACGTACTCCGCGAAGTCCACAGTGGTCTCTCCGCAGGCGGGAAGCGCGGTCGCCGTGCTGGCCGACGTCGCCACCGCGGTCACCGCGCCCGCGGTGCTGGAGATCGGCTACGAGCTCGGCCGGATGGCCTGCACCCCGGTGCGCGCCGCGGAGGTCGACCAGGCGCGGGAGTACCTGCTCGGCGTGCGGCAGCTCAGCATGTCCACGCAGTCCGGGCTGGCGAACCTGGTCTCCGAGCTCGCGGCGCAGGGGCTGCGCCTTGACTGGCTCGGCGAGCACGCGAGCAGGCTCGTCGACGCCGACGTGCCCGCGGTGACCGAAGCCGCGGCGCGCTACCTGAACCCGCCCAGCGCCGTCGTCGTCGTGGTCGGCGACGCGGCGGAAGTGGCGGCCCCGCTCGCCGCGCTCATGCCGGTCAGCCGGAACGGAGTGGAGCCATGA
- a CDS encoding M16 family metallopeptidase, whose protein sequence is MIGDRLERFTLPNGLRVVLAPSTAVPVVGIAVLYDVGIRSEPVGRTGFAHLFEHLMFQGSEKVPKLAHARYVQGAGGSFNGSTHLDYTVYHETLPSTALERGLFLEADRMRGPRITERNLRNQVDVVSEEINTSVKNRPYGGFPWLHLPPLLFDGFANTHDGYGSQVDLDSATVAEANAFFEQYYAPANAVLCVAGGIDVEETTALVARHFGTVPARPVPVRPSFAEPALTGSRRGAHRDPLAPLAAFATGWRVPDPIGEFRSYLAHQLLADLLAGGESSRLVQRLVQADGTLADVSAGLGLMGDSLAVRDPGAFVVSGFLSPGGAADKAVRVVDEEIERIAAEGLDDDEVLRLRTMAVSRLVRELDSVVGRAKLFGLFEQQRGDAALIAELPGLLSSLTGDEIAAAAATVGEAHRAVVEILPGAAR, encoded by the coding sequence CTGATCGGTGATCGCCTGGAGCGGTTCACCCTGCCGAACGGGCTGCGGGTGGTGCTCGCGCCGAGCACGGCGGTTCCGGTGGTGGGGATCGCGGTGCTCTACGACGTCGGCATCCGGTCCGAACCGGTGGGGCGCACCGGTTTCGCGCACCTCTTCGAGCACTTGATGTTCCAGGGCTCGGAGAAGGTGCCGAAACTAGCGCACGCCCGCTACGTCCAGGGCGCGGGTGGCTCTTTCAACGGTTCCACCCACCTCGACTACACCGTCTACCACGAGACCCTGCCCAGCACCGCGCTGGAACGCGGGCTCTTCCTGGAAGCCGACCGGATGCGCGGGCCCCGTATCACCGAGCGAAACCTGCGCAACCAGGTCGACGTGGTGTCCGAGGAGATCAACACCAGCGTGAAGAACCGGCCGTACGGCGGTTTTCCGTGGCTGCACCTGCCGCCACTGCTGTTCGACGGCTTCGCCAACACCCACGACGGCTACGGCTCGCAGGTCGATCTCGATTCGGCCACCGTCGCCGAGGCGAACGCGTTCTTCGAGCAGTACTACGCGCCGGCCAACGCGGTGCTGTGCGTAGCGGGCGGCATCGACGTCGAAGAGACCACCGCGTTGGTCGCCCGCCACTTCGGCACCGTGCCCGCCCGCCCGGTCCCCGTCCGGCCCAGCTTCGCCGAACCGGCGCTCACCGGGTCGCGGCGCGGCGCGCACCGGGACCCGCTCGCCCCGCTCGCCGCGTTCGCGACGGGCTGGCGGGTCCCCGACCCGATCGGCGAATTCCGGTCGTACCTCGCCCACCAGCTGCTCGCCGATCTGCTCGCGGGCGGCGAGTCGTCGAGGCTGGTCCAGCGGCTGGTGCAGGCCGACGGCACGCTCGCGGACGTGTCCGCCGGGCTCGGCCTGATGGGGGACTCGCTCGCGGTCCGCGATCCCGGCGCGTTCGTGGTGTCGGGTTTCCTGTCCCCCGGCGGTGCGGCGGACAAGGCGGTGCGGGTCGTCGACGAGGAGATCGAACGGATCGCGGCGGAAGGGCTGGACGACGACGAAGTGCTCCGGCTGCGGACGATGGCGGTGAGCAGGCTGGTGCGCGAACTCGACTCGGTCGTCGGCAGGGCGAAGCTGTTCGGGCTCTTCGAGCAGCAGCGGGGCGATGCGGCCTTGATCGCCGAACTGCCCGGCCTGCTCTCCTCCCTCACCGGCGACGAGATCGCCGCCGCTGCGGCGACGGTCGGCGAAGCGCACCGCGCCGTCGTCGAAATCCTGCCGGGGGCCGCGCGATGA
- a CDS encoding ABC transporter ATP-binding protein, with protein sequence MAAPVAGVYRRLFSLIRPYRAGLSVAVVLGLISSGLALAQPMVIGALVGKIVAGAPATVPALALGGLFLTDLVIGGVEVYLLGRAGASLVLDSRRRVVRRLLRAPLGLHLRRQRGDLFTAAVADTDLLKTSLMQGLLNLVVSALMVVGSVVLMTVIDPVLTLSTLAVLLLSGMATLIVAKRVRAAGVETRERVGDFASSLQRAIGAIRTVKLSRAEEREEARIGEFAGAAFHTGMRGVRLESAMAPIMNLGIQGSFAAVFTVGAFRLAGGSVDTAHFSSYLLYLLYLIAPLISLFTAFAQIQLGFAAMLRVDAVADVPEETGGTSEPKPMTGTALSFEDVTFGYQPGVPTVRGLTFDIPRRGFVAVVGPSGAGKSTIFTLVERLWDVDSGRILLAGQDIRDLSLRDLRGRVGYVEQDAPVVDGTIRENLVFAKPDATEEQLADAVAKANLRRWIDGLEHGLDTEVGESGTAISGGERQRIAIARMLLLRPEILLLDEATSQLDTEAEIALGTSIAAVSADCAVLAIAHRMATVVAADRILVVDEGRLQAVGDHESLVATNELYQRLVRTQLGGTEQGNWAVETELAGRIR encoded by the coding sequence ATGGCCGCTCCAGTCGCCGGTGTCTACCGCCGGTTGTTCAGTCTCATCAGGCCCTACCGCGCCGGCCTGTCCGTCGCCGTGGTGCTCGGCCTGATCAGCAGCGGGCTCGCGCTCGCCCAGCCGATGGTCATCGGCGCGCTGGTCGGCAAGATCGTCGCGGGCGCCCCGGCCACCGTGCCCGCGCTGGCGCTGGGCGGGCTGTTCCTGACCGATCTGGTGATCGGCGGGGTCGAGGTCTACCTGCTCGGCCGCGCGGGCGCGTCGCTCGTGCTGGACTCCCGCCGCCGCGTCGTGCGCAGGCTGCTGCGGGCCCCGCTCGGGCTGCACCTGCGGCGGCAGCGGGGCGATCTGTTCACCGCCGCGGTCGCCGACACGGACCTGCTCAAGACCTCCCTCATGCAGGGCTTGCTCAACCTCGTGGTGAGCGCGTTGATGGTGGTCGGCTCGGTGGTCCTGATGACCGTCATCGACCCGGTGCTCACACTGTCCACTTTGGCCGTTCTGCTGCTGTCGGGGATGGCGACGCTGATCGTCGCCAAACGCGTCCGCGCGGCGGGTGTCGAGACGCGGGAACGGGTCGGCGACTTCGCCTCTTCCTTGCAGCGCGCGATCGGCGCGATCCGCACGGTGAAGCTCAGCAGGGCAGAGGAACGGGAGGAAGCCAGGATCGGCGAGTTCGCCGGGGCCGCCTTCCACACCGGGATGCGCGGCGTCCGGCTCGAGTCGGCGATGGCGCCGATCATGAACCTCGGCATCCAGGGCTCCTTCGCCGCTGTGTTCACCGTCGGCGCGTTCCGCCTCGCGGGCGGCTCGGTGGACACCGCGCACTTCTCCTCGTACCTGCTGTACCTGCTCTACCTGATCGCGCCGCTGATCAGCCTGTTCACCGCGTTCGCGCAGATCCAGCTCGGCTTCGCCGCGATGCTGCGGGTCGACGCGGTCGCCGACGTTCCGGAAGAGACCGGCGGCACAAGCGAACCGAAGCCGATGACCGGAACCGCACTGTCCTTTGAGGACGTCACGTTCGGCTACCAGCCGGGGGTGCCCACCGTGCGGGGGCTCACGTTCGACATCCCGCGCCGCGGTTTCGTCGCCGTCGTCGGCCCGTCGGGTGCGGGGAAGTCGACGATCTTCACCCTCGTCGAACGGTTGTGGGACGTGGACTCCGGCCGGATCCTGCTGGCCGGCCAGGACATCCGCGACCTGTCGTTGCGCGATCTGCGCGGCAGGGTCGGCTACGTGGAGCAGGACGCGCCGGTGGTGGACGGCACCATCCGCGAGAACCTGGTCTTCGCCAAACCGGACGCGACCGAGGAGCAGCTCGCCGACGCCGTCGCCAAGGCCAACCTGCGCCGGTGGATCGATGGCCTCGAACACGGCCTGGACACCGAGGTCGGCGAGTCCGGCACGGCGATCTCCGGCGGGGAGCGCCAGCGCATCGCGATCGCCAGGATGTTGTTGCTGCGCCCCGAAATCCTGCTGCTGGACGAGGCGACCTCGCAGCTCGACACCGAGGCGGAGATCGCGCTCGGCACCTCGATCGCCGCGGTGTCCGCGGACTGCGCGGTGCTGGCCATCGCGCACCGGATGGCCACCGTCGTCGCAGCGGACCGGATCCTGGTCGTCGACGAGGGCAGGCTGCAGGCAGTGGGCGACCACGAGTCGCTGGTCGCCACGAACGAGCTCTACCAGCGCCTGGTGCGCACCCAGCTCGGCGGGACCGAGCAGGGGAACTGGGCCGTCGAAACCGAACTCGCCGGGAGGATCCGATGA